From the genome of Azospira restricta, one region includes:
- a CDS encoding diguanylate cyclase, with the protein MARSATPSNHTANAMRLLQLELDAPTDDTLDRAARTITSDGKATRCRTVTTALRHLNAAGAAFDLALICGDDAQALLGAYSALAASGRLPPTLVLSATASVDTAVSLLKAGADDFIVRDAAGHWAERLTDEAAALQTRRRALSERAQLDAELRESERRLAQIVDGSSVAMFVIDQQHRVTHWNRACEAMTGIAAEDVIGTSEQWRAFYAKKRPCMADLVLDGAIESRFNRYYGDKDYRRSTLIPGSYEAEDFFPNFGDCGRWLFFTAAPLHDSHGNVVGAIETLQDVTAQKRAEVALGERETLLRQIIQCSSVATFVIDREHRITHWNRAAEILLGRSADSAIGARDLAHEVYRRDRPVLADLVLDGAGDEEIARYYDGRYRRSATIDGAFEVEDFFPDLDGGPRWLHFAAALLHDEQGRTIGAIETLLDISERKRAEERIQESERRLAQIIDGSAVAAFVVDQTHRVTHWNRACAALTGVPASEVIGTRQQWRAFYPAERPCLADLVVDGAVEEKLSRYYLNKQFHRSQIVEGGYEAQDFFANFGNSGRWLYFTAAPLRNAQGEIVGAIETLQDITEQKRAEENLRQSEERYRVLSITDGMTGLYNARHFAQRLREEMDRCQRYQHPLALMLMDIDNFKQFNDRYGHVEGDQVLIRLAECITACLRRTDQAFRYGGEEFVVLLPETEMGEAIAAAERVRAMFAGSEIRPGDGSTVCCTASIGVTTFVAGETPRDFVARADSGTYEAKRRGKNRVIRIVPGMGNIVD; encoded by the coding sequence ATGGCAAGATCGGCAACGCCGTCCAACCACACCGCCAACGCCATGCGCCTCCTGCAGCTCGAACTCGACGCTCCCACCGACGACACCCTGGACCGGGCGGCGCGCACCATCACCAGCGACGGCAAGGCGACGCGCTGTCGGACGGTGACGACCGCGCTGCGCCACCTGAACGCCGCCGGCGCCGCCTTCGACCTGGCACTGATCTGCGGCGACGACGCGCAGGCGCTGCTCGGCGCCTATAGCGCACTGGCCGCCTCCGGCCGCCTGCCGCCGACGCTGGTGCTGAGCGCGACGGCGTCGGTCGACACCGCGGTCAGCCTGCTCAAGGCCGGCGCCGACGACTTCATCGTCCGCGACGCAGCCGGCCACTGGGCCGAGCGCCTGACGGACGAGGCGGCGGCGCTGCAGACGCGGCGGCGCGCGCTGAGCGAACGCGCGCAGCTGGACGCCGAGTTGCGCGAAAGCGAACGCCGGCTGGCGCAGATCGTCGATGGCTCGTCGGTCGCCATGTTCGTGATCGACCAGCAGCACCGCGTCACTCACTGGAACCGCGCCTGCGAGGCGATGACCGGCATCGCCGCCGAGGACGTGATCGGCACCAGCGAGCAGTGGCGCGCGTTCTACGCGAAGAAGCGGCCGTGCATGGCCGACCTCGTCCTCGACGGCGCGATCGAGTCGCGCTTCAACCGCTACTACGGCGACAAGGACTACCGGCGCTCGACGCTGATCCCCGGCTCCTACGAGGCCGAGGACTTCTTCCCCAATTTCGGCGACTGCGGCCGCTGGCTGTTCTTCACCGCGGCGCCGCTCCACGACAGCCACGGCAACGTCGTCGGCGCAATCGAGACGCTGCAGGACGTCACCGCGCAGAAACGGGCGGAGGTCGCGCTCGGCGAACGCGAGACGCTGCTGCGTCAGATCATCCAGTGCAGCTCGGTGGCAACCTTCGTGATCGACCGCGAGCACCGCATCACGCACTGGAACCGTGCCGCCGAAATCCTCCTCGGCCGCAGCGCGGACAGCGCGATCGGCGCCCGCGACCTCGCGCACGAGGTGTACCGCCGGGACCGCCCGGTGCTCGCCGACCTCGTCCTCGACGGCGCCGGCGACGAAGAGATCGCCCGCTATTACGACGGCCGCTACCGCCGATCGGCGACCATCGACGGCGCCTTCGAGGTCGAGGACTTCTTCCCCGACCTCGACGGCGGGCCGCGCTGGCTGCATTTCGCCGCGGCGCTGCTGCACGACGAGCAAGGACGGACGATCGGCGCGATCGAGACGCTGCTCGACATCAGCGAGCGCAAGCGGGCCGAGGAGCGCATCCAGGAAAGCGAGCGGCGGCTGGCGCAGATCATCGACGGCTCGGCGGTCGCCGCCTTCGTCGTCGACCAGACGCACCGCGTCACCCACTGGAACCGCGCCTGCGCGGCGCTGACCGGCGTGCCGGCGAGCGAGGTGATCGGCACCCGCCAGCAGTGGCGCGCCTTCTACCCCGCCGAGCGTCCCTGCCTCGCCGACCTGGTCGTCGACGGCGCGGTCGAGGAGAAGCTGTCGCGCTACTACCTGAACAAGCAGTTCCACCGCTCGCAGATCGTCGAGGGCGGCTACGAGGCGCAGGACTTCTTCGCCAACTTCGGCAACAGCGGCCGCTGGCTGTACTTCACCGCGGCGCCGCTGCGCAACGCGCAGGGCGAGATCGTCGGCGCCATCGAGACGCTGCAGGACATCACCGAGCAGAAACGCGCCGAGGAGAACCTGCGCCAGAGCGAGGAGCGCTACCGCGTGCTGTCGATCACCGACGGCATGACCGGCCTCTACAACGCCCGCCATTTCGCGCAGCGCCTGCGCGAGGAGATGGACCGCTGCCAGCGCTACCAGCACCCGCTGGCGCTGATGCTGATGGACATCGACAACTTCAAGCAGTTCAACGACCGCTACGGCCACGTCGAGGGCGACCAGGTGCTGATCCGCCTCGCCGAGTGCATCACCGCCTGCCTGCGCCGCACCGACCAAGCCTTCCGCTACGGCGGCGAGGAGTTCGTCGTACTGTTGCCGGAGACCGAGATGGGCGAAGCGATCGCCGCCGCCGAGCGGGTGCGCGCGATGTTCGCCGGCAGCGAGATCCGGCCCGGCGACGGCAGCACCGTGTGCTGCACGGCGAGCATCGGCGTCACCACCTTCGTTGCCGGCGAGACGCCGCGCGACTTCGTCGCCCGCGCCGACAGCGGCACCTACGAGGCCAAGCGCCGCGGCAAGAACCGGGTGATCCGGATCGTGCCGGGGATGGGCAACATCGTCGACTGA
- the cysS gene encoding cysteine--tRNA ligase: MLKIYNTLTREKQDFVPIEPGRVRMYVCGMTVYDYCHLGHARVLVVFDMVQRWLKASGFDVTYVRNITDIDDKIIRRAVDNGETIGQLTERFIAFMNEDAAALGVQKPDHEPKATEYVPQMLEMIGQLERNGLAYQAADGDVNYSVRKFPGYGKLSGKSLDDLRAGERVEVDSAKQDPLDFVLWKHAKEGEPFWTSPWGNGRPGWHIECSAMSSQLLGRHFDIHGGGQDLQFPHHENEIAQSEGAHACTFVNYWMHNGFVRVDDEKMSKSLGNFFTIREVLKKYDAEVVRFFILRAHYRSPLNYSDAHLDDARHALTRLYTALKGDAAAAAAVDWNEAHAQRFRAALDDDFNTPEAIAVLFDLASEVNRSQSAALAAQLKALGGVLGLLGRDPQSFLQAAPVAAGDLTPERIEALIAERAAAKKAKDFATADRIRKELTAAGVVLEDSAQGTTWRRA, from the coding sequence ATGCTGAAAATCTACAACACCCTGACCCGGGAAAAGCAGGATTTCGTCCCCATCGAGCCCGGCCGCGTGCGCATGTACGTCTGCGGCATGACGGTTTATGACTATTGCCACCTCGGCCATGCGCGCGTGCTGGTGGTCTTCGACATGGTGCAGCGCTGGTTGAAGGCCTCCGGCTTCGACGTCACCTACGTCCGCAATATCACCGACATTGATGACAAAATCATCAGGCGCGCGGTCGACAACGGCGAGACGATCGGCCAGCTGACCGAACGCTTCATCGCCTTCATGAACGAGGACGCCGCCGCGCTCGGCGTGCAGAAGCCGGACCACGAGCCGAAGGCGACCGAGTACGTGCCGCAGATGCTGGAGATGATCGGCCAGCTGGAGCGGAACGGGCTGGCCTACCAGGCGGCCGACGGCGACGTGAACTATTCGGTGCGCAAGTTCCCCGGCTACGGCAAGCTTTCCGGCAAGTCGCTCGACGACCTGCGTGCCGGCGAGCGCGTCGAGGTCGACTCGGCCAAGCAGGATCCGCTCGACTTCGTGCTGTGGAAGCACGCCAAGGAGGGCGAGCCGTTCTGGACCTCGCCCTGGGGCAACGGCCGCCCGGGCTGGCACATCGAGTGCTCGGCGATGAGCTCGCAGCTGCTCGGCCGGCATTTCGACATCCACGGCGGCGGCCAGGACCTGCAGTTCCCGCACCACGAGAACGAGATCGCGCAGTCCGAGGGGGCGCACGCCTGCACCTTCGTGAACTACTGGATGCACAACGGCTTCGTCCGCGTCGACGACGAGAAGATGTCGAAGTCGCTCGGCAACTTCTTCACTATCCGCGAGGTGCTGAAGAAGTACGACGCCGAGGTGGTGCGCTTCTTCATCCTGCGCGCGCACTACCGCAGCCCGCTGAACTATTCGGATGCGCACCTCGACGATGCGCGGCACGCACTGACCCGGCTGTACACGGCGCTCAAGGGCGATGCGGCGGCCGCCGCCGCGGTCGACTGGAACGAGGCGCACGCGCAGCGCTTCCGTGCCGCGCTCGACGACGACTTCAACACGCCGGAGGCGATCGCCGTGCTCTTCGACCTGGCGAGCGAGGTGAACCGCAGCCAGTCGGCGGCGCTTGCCGCGCAGCTGAAGGCGCTCGGCGGCGTGCTCGGCCTGCTCGGCCGCGACCCGCAGTCCTTCCTGCAGGCGGCCCCGGTCGCCGCCGGCGACCTGACGCCGGAGCGCATCGAGGCGCTGATCGCGGAGCGCGCGGCGGCGAAGAAGGCGAAGGACTTCGCCACCGCCGACCGCATCCGCAAGGAACTCACCGCCGCCGGCGTCGTGCTCGAGGACTCGGCGCAAGGCACCACCTGGCGGCGCGCCTGA
- a CDS encoding tetratricopeptide repeat protein → MPTRLPTRLKTTRLPAILVALALGLAAPLAQADNLADIQKLMKAGQYPQALEKTDAYIAGKPRDAQGRFMKGLILTEMNRPADAIAVFTKLTEDYPELPEPYNNLAVLYAQQKQYDKARTALEMAIRTHPAYAIAYENLGDVYAKLASQAYDKALQLDSNNAAAQGKLSLIRDLVSTNVRPGSKPAAAAKPAEPVKVAAAEPAKPAAEPPKPAAATVVPVSPAAVTPARPMEAPKAADKPAEKPAAPAKPANDAAAGEADAAAAVQSWAAAWSKKDVKAYLAHYAPDFQTPNGMPRKAWEAERQQRIDKPGKIQVSVDDLKVSVDGNKATVKFRQNYKSATLSSSAGKTLVLIRAGSKWLIQQERVG, encoded by the coding sequence ATGCCCACCCGCCTTCCGACCCGACTCAAGACCACCCGCCTGCCGGCCATTCTCGTTGCGCTCGCGCTCGGGCTCGCTGCCCCGCTCGCGCAAGCCGACAACCTCGCCGACATCCAGAAGCTGATGAAGGCCGGCCAGTACCCGCAGGCGCTCGAGAAGACCGACGCCTACATCGCCGGCAAGCCGCGCGACGCGCAGGGCCGCTTCATGAAGGGCCTGATCCTGACCGAGATGAACCGCCCGGCCGACGCCATCGCGGTGTTCACCAAGCTCACCGAGGATTATCCCGAGCTGCCCGAGCCGTACAACAACCTGGCCGTGCTCTACGCGCAGCAGAAGCAGTACGACAAGGCGCGCACCGCGCTGGAGATGGCGATCCGCACGCACCCGGCCTACGCCATCGCCTACGAGAACCTCGGCGACGTCTATGCCAAGCTCGCCAGCCAGGCCTACGACAAGGCGCTGCAGCTGGATTCCAACAACGCCGCGGCACAGGGCAAGCTGTCGCTGATCCGCGACCTGGTCAGCACCAACGTGCGCCCGGGCAGCAAGCCTGCCGCCGCTGCGAAACCGGCCGAACCGGTCAAGGTCGCCGCCGCCGAGCCGGCGAAGCCCGCGGCCGAACCGCCGAAGCCGGCCGCCGCCACCGTCGTCCCGGTCTCCCCGGCGGCGGTGACGCCGGCGAGGCCCATGGAAGCCCCGAAGGCCGCCGACAAGCCGGCGGAGAAACCGGCCGCCCCGGCCAAGCCGGCGAACGACGCCGCCGCCGGCGAGGCGGACGCGGCTGCCGCCGTGCAGAGCTGGGCCGCCGCCTGGTCGAAGAAGGACGTCAAGGCCTACCTCGCGCACTACGCGCCCGACTTCCAGACGCCCAACGGCATGCCGCGCAAGGCCTGGGAGGCCGAGCGCCAGCAGCGCATCGACAAGCCGGGCAAGATCCAGGTCAGCGTCGACGACCTCAAGGTCTCGGTCGACGGCAACAAGGCGACGGTCAAGTTCCGCCAGAACTACAAGTCGGCGACGCTCAGCTCGTCCGCCGGCAAGACCCTGGTGCTGATCCGCGCCGGCAGCAAGTGGCTGATCCAGCAGGAGCGCGTCGGCTGA
- a CDS encoding L,D-transpeptidase family protein, with amino-acid sequence MRRLAFGGLLLAIAAVAPALSISGRSGALPQTYSDSGPEAQLMRVYQEIEKNRLDKALELTESLLRQHPNFRLGHLIKGDLLLARTRPISTLGNAANAPADRLADLREEAVARLKGHRQKPSANAVPRYLLQMQPDQKHAVVVDTQKARLYLYENDKGRPRFVADYYISHGKLGAEKVREGDKKTPVGVYHVTTSLPRQKLTDFYGSGAFPINYPNEWDKRQGRNGHGIWLHGTPSDTFSRPPKASDGCVVLANQDLDALAKNLQPGLTPVIISNEIEWLSLDDWQAERESLNKKLAEWRADWESRDTERFLRHYSKKFQSGKQGLAEFAQQKRQVNAGKEWIKVKTENLSMFRNPGKEELVVVTFEQDYRSNNLSNQMKKRQYWIREDGTWKIVYEGAA; translated from the coding sequence ATGAGGCGGCTCGCCTTCGGTGGCCTGCTGCTGGCCATCGCTGCCGTCGCCCCGGCGCTCTCCATTTCCGGCCGCTCGGGCGCGCTGCCGCAGACCTACTCGGATTCCGGCCCGGAAGCGCAGCTGATGCGCGTCTACCAGGAGATCGAGAAGAACCGCCTCGACAAGGCGCTCGAGCTGACCGAGTCGCTGCTGCGCCAGCACCCCAACTTCCGCCTCGGCCACCTGATCAAGGGCGACCTGCTGCTCGCCCGCACGCGCCCGATCTCGACGCTGGGCAACGCCGCCAACGCGCCGGCCGACCGCCTCGCCGACCTGCGCGAGGAGGCCGTCGCCCGCCTCAAGGGCCACCGCCAGAAGCCGTCGGCCAACGCCGTGCCGCGCTACCTGCTGCAGATGCAGCCGGACCAGAAGCACGCGGTCGTCGTCGACACGCAGAAGGCGCGCCTCTACCTCTACGAGAACGACAAGGGCCGGCCGCGCTTCGTCGCCGACTACTACATCAGCCACGGCAAGCTCGGCGCCGAGAAAGTGCGCGAGGGCGACAAGAAGACGCCGGTCGGCGTCTACCACGTCACCACCAGCCTGCCGCGACAGAAGCTGACCGACTTCTACGGCAGCGGCGCCTTCCCGATCAACTACCCGAACGAGTGGGACAAGCGGCAGGGCCGCAACGGCCACGGCATCTGGCTGCACGGCACGCCGTCCGACACCTTCTCGCGGCCGCCGAAGGCCTCCGACGGCTGCGTCGTGCTCGCCAACCAGGACCTCGACGCGCTCGCCAAGAACCTGCAGCCGGGGCTGACGCCGGTGATCATCAGCAACGAGATCGAATGGCTGTCGCTCGACGACTGGCAGGCCGAGCGCGAATCGCTCAACAAAAAGCTCGCCGAATGGCGCGCCGACTGGGAGAGCCGCGACACCGAGCGTTTCCTGCGCCACTACTCGAAGAAGTTCCAGTCGGGCAAGCAGGGCCTCGCCGAGTTCGCGCAACAGAAGCGCCAGGTCAACGCCGGCAAGGAATGGATCAAGGTGAAGACCGAGAACCTCTCGATGTTCCGCAACCCGGGCAAGGAGGAGCTGGTGGTCGTCACCTTCGAGCAGGACTACCGCAGCAACAACCTGTCCAACCAGATGAAGAAACGCCAGTACTGGATCCGCGAGGACGGGACCTGGAAGATCGTTTACGAAGGAGCCGCATGA
- a CDS encoding peptidylprolyl isomerase, whose protein sequence is MLKKVSLLAAALAASAISAAAWAGPKVEMQTSAGRLVIELDDAKAPATVKNFLAYAGEGFYNGTVFHRVIPGFMIQGGGFTADMAQKPTKAPIQNEAKNGLKNARGTIAMARTQDPHSATAQFFINHADNAPLDYPSRDGWGYAVFGKVSEGLDVVDRIAQVKTGNRGFHQNVPLEPVTIQSVKILSEK, encoded by the coding sequence ATGCTGAAGAAAGTTTCCCTGCTCGCCGCCGCGCTGGCCGCATCCGCCATTTCAGCCGCGGCCTGGGCCGGCCCGAAGGTCGAGATGCAGACCAGCGCCGGCCGCCTGGTGATCGAGCTCGACGACGCGAAGGCGCCGGCGACGGTGAAGAACTTCCTCGCCTACGCCGGCGAGGGCTTCTACAACGGCACCGTGTTCCACCGCGTGATCCCCGGCTTCATGATCCAGGGTGGCGGCTTCACCGCCGACATGGCGCAGAAGCCGACCAAGGCGCCCATCCAGAACGAGGCGAAGAACGGCCTGAAGAACGCCCGCGGCACGATCGCCATGGCGCGCACGCAGGACCCGCACTCGGCGACCGCGCAGTTCTTCATCAACCACGCCGACAACGCGCCGCTCGACTACCCGTCGCGCGACGGCTGGGGCTACGCGGTGTTCGGCAAGGTCAGCGAAGGCCTCGACGTCGTCGACAGGATCGCGCAGGTGAAGACCGGCAACCGCGGCTTCCACCAGAACGTGCCGCTCGAACCGGTGACTATCCAGTCGGTCAAAATCCTCTCCGAAAAGTAA
- a CDS encoding peptidylprolyl isomerase, with product MSQVKLTTNFGVITLKLDAEKAPKTVENFLAYVAAGHYDNTIFHRVIKGFMIQGGGFEPGMKQKDTRAPIDNEAANGLKNKRGTIAMARTGDPHSATAQFFINVVDNDFLDFKAPSGNGWGYCVFGEVVDGLDVIDQIKGVRTGNKGFHQDVPVDDVIIEKAEAV from the coding sequence ATGTCCCAGGTCAAGCTCACCACCAACTTCGGCGTCATCACCCTCAAGCTCGACGCCGAGAAGGCCCCGAAAACCGTCGAGAACTTCCTCGCCTACGTCGCCGCCGGCCATTACGACAACACCATCTTCCACCGCGTGATCAAGGGCTTCATGATCCAGGGCGGCGGCTTCGAGCCGGGCATGAAGCAGAAGGACACGCGCGCGCCGATCGACAACGAGGCGGCCAACGGCCTGAAGAACAAGCGCGGCACGATCGCCATGGCGCGCACCGGCGACCCGCACTCGGCGACCGCCCAGTTCTTCATCAACGTCGTCGACAACGACTTCCTCGACTTCAAGGCGCCGTCCGGCAACGGCTGGGGCTACTGCGTCTTCGGCGAGGTCGTCGACGGCCTCGACGTGATCGACCAGATCAAGGGCGTGCGCACCGGCAACAAGGGCTTCCACCAGGACGTCCCGGTCGACGACGTGATCATCGAGAAGGCCGAGGCGGTTTGA
- a CDS encoding UDP-2,3-diacylglucosamine diphosphatase — MILFVSDLHLSAQTPELNALFLKFLGGRARAAEALYILGDLFEYWVGDDDLDDPVHAAVVAALRDLSGAGVAVNVMRGNRDFLLGESFAAAAGARLLPDPYVLSTPEWQFVLSHGDALCTDDRDYQAFRAQSRSPQWQAAFLQKPLAERHAIARALRERSEAGKADKAGRADYLMDVNAGATDDFLREHGYATFIHGHTHRPATHDHIVDGIHVERWVLADWHDENGSARGECLAWDGERLSRERLT; from the coding sequence TTGATCCTCTTCGTCTCCGACCTGCACCTCTCGGCGCAGACCCCGGAACTCAACGCCCTCTTCCTGAAATTCCTCGGCGGCCGCGCGCGCGCCGCCGAGGCGCTGTACATCCTCGGCGACCTGTTCGAGTATTGGGTCGGCGACGACGATCTCGATGACCCGGTGCACGCTGCGGTCGTCGCCGCGTTGCGCGACTTGAGCGGCGCCGGCGTCGCGGTCAACGTGATGCGCGGCAACCGCGACTTCCTGCTCGGCGAGTCCTTCGCCGCCGCCGCCGGCGCCCGCCTGCTGCCCGACCCCTACGTGCTGTCGACGCCGGAATGGCAGTTCGTGCTGTCGCACGGCGACGCGCTGTGCACCGACGACCGCGACTATCAGGCCTTCCGCGCGCAGTCGCGCAGCCCGCAATGGCAGGCCGCCTTCCTGCAGAAGCCGCTCGCCGAACGGCACGCGATCGCCCGCGCGCTGCGCGAACGGAGCGAAGCCGGCAAGGCCGACAAGGCCGGCCGCGCCGACTACCTGATGGACGTGAACGCCGGCGCCACCGACGACTTCCTGCGCGAACACGGCTACGCCACCTTCATCCACGGCCACACGCACCGGCCGGCGACGCACGACCACATCGTCGACGGCATCCACGTCGAGCGCTGGGTGCTCGCCGACTGGCACGACGAAAACGGCAGCGCCCGCGGCGAATGCCTGGCCTGGGACGGCGAGCGGCTCAGCCGCGAGCGCTTGACCTGA
- a CDS encoding TerC family protein, whose protein sequence is MEGIANGWMWAGFALFVVVAITVDLLALEKKGAHAVGVREALGWSLLWVALALVFNAGLWFWLDQTAGRELANLKATEFLTGYLIEKSLSVDNIFVFLMLFTAFAVPAELQKRALIIGVIGAVVLRAIMILIGAWLIAQFHWILYLFGAFLLITGIKMIWAADHEPDLEKNPILKWMRGHLKITKEFVGEKLWLTKDGARWFTPLFVVVVLIGITDVIFAVDSIPAIFAITTDPFIVMTSNIFAILGLRALYFLLADLAGRFHLLKYGLALVLIFIGTKMLVVEWFKIPVFLSLGVVAAILVASIAASWLIPEKKEMASD, encoded by the coding sequence ATGGAAGGCATTGCCAACGGCTGGATGTGGGCCGGTTTCGCGCTGTTCGTCGTCGTCGCCATCACCGTCGACCTGCTCGCACTGGAAAAGAAGGGCGCGCACGCGGTCGGCGTGCGCGAGGCGCTCGGCTGGTCGCTGCTGTGGGTCGCGCTGGCGCTGGTCTTCAACGCCGGGCTGTGGTTCTGGCTCGACCAGACCGCCGGCCGCGAGCTCGCCAACCTGAAGGCGACCGAGTTCCTGACCGGCTACCTGATCGAGAAATCGCTGTCGGTCGACAACATCTTCGTTTTCCTGATGCTGTTCACCGCCTTCGCCGTGCCGGCCGAGCTGCAGAAGCGGGCGCTGATCATCGGCGTCATCGGCGCCGTCGTGCTGCGCGCGATCATGATCCTGATCGGTGCCTGGCTGATCGCGCAGTTCCACTGGATCCTCTACCTGTTCGGCGCCTTCCTGCTGATCACCGGCATCAAGATGATCTGGGCCGCCGACCACGAGCCGGACCTGGAGAAGAACCCGATCCTGAAATGGATGCGCGGCCACCTGAAGATCACCAAGGAGTTCGTCGGCGAGAAGCTGTGGCTGACGAAGGACGGCGCCCGCTGGTTCACGCCGCTGTTCGTCGTCGTCGTGCTGATCGGCATCACCGACGTCATCTTCGCGGTAGACTCCATCCCGGCGATCTTCGCCATCACCACCGACCCGTTCATCGTCATGACCTCGAACATCTTCGCGATCCTCGGCCTCAGGGCGCTGTACTTCCTGCTCGCCGACCTCGCCGGCCGCTTCCACCTGCTGAAGTACGGCCTGGCGCTGGTACTGATCTTCATCGGCACGAAGATGCTGGTCGTCGAATGGTTCAAGATCCCGGTGTTCCTGTCGCTCGGCGTCGTCGCGGCAATCCTCGTCGCCTCGATCGCCGCGTCGTGGCTGATTCCGGAGAAGAAGGAAATGGCGAGTGACTGA
- the recQ gene encoding DNA helicase RecQ, translated as MTERTRDALEILRTTFGYPAFRGSQQEIITHVADGGDALVLMPTGGGKSLCYQIPALLRPGVGIVVSPLIALMQDQVDALLQAGVRAAFLNSTLDWPEVQEIERRLFSGDLDLLYIAPERLAGERSAGLIERLHAQGRIALFAIDEAHCVSQWGHDFRPEYLQLSAFHERYPDIPRIALTATADEATRNEIVQRLGLGDARIFISSFDRPNIRYTVVEKDNPRRQLLAFLADRKGEAGIVYCLSRKKVEETAAWLNEQGFSAVPYHAGMDAASRAENQRRFLREDGLIVCATIAFGMGIDKPDVRFVAHLDLPKSIEAYYQETGRAGRDGEPSEAWMAYGLQDVVLQRSRIDESNAPPEQKRLEAQKLNALLAYCEAPRCRRVVLLDYFGEKHEACGNCDVCLDPPELFDGTVVAQKALSAVYRTGQRFGALHVIDVLRGKKSDKAAQWGHDSLSVFGVGAELDDAEWRAVLRQLVAAGMLHADLAEHGALKLTADARPLLKGERTLELRRHVARKGGAKAKKAKAATLVADLSAEAAALFERLRQWRADTAREQGVPAYVILHDRTLKELAEMRPSTRGHLAMVSGIGAAKIEHYGDELLALLGDRG; from the coding sequence GTGACTGAGCGTACGCGCGACGCGCTGGAGATCCTGCGCACCACCTTCGGCTACCCCGCCTTCCGGGGTAGCCAGCAGGAGATCATCACGCACGTCGCCGACGGCGGCGACGCGCTGGTGCTGATGCCGACCGGCGGCGGCAAGTCGCTGTGCTACCAGATCCCGGCGCTGCTGCGTCCCGGCGTCGGCATCGTCGTCTCGCCGCTGATCGCGCTGATGCAGGACCAGGTCGACGCGCTGCTGCAGGCCGGCGTGCGCGCCGCCTTCCTCAATTCGACGCTGGACTGGCCCGAGGTACAGGAGATCGAGCGCCGGCTCTTCTCCGGCGACCTCGACCTGCTCTACATCGCGCCGGAGCGGCTCGCCGGCGAGCGCAGCGCCGGGCTCATCGAGCGCCTGCACGCGCAGGGCCGCATCGCGCTGTTCGCGATCGACGAGGCGCACTGCGTCTCGCAGTGGGGGCACGACTTCCGCCCCGAGTACCTGCAGCTCTCCGCCTTCCACGAGCGCTACCCGGACATCCCGCGCATCGCGCTGACCGCCACCGCCGACGAGGCCACGCGCAACGAGATCGTGCAGCGCCTCGGCCTCGGCGACGCGCGCATCTTCATCTCCAGCTTCGACCGCCCGAACATCCGCTACACGGTCGTCGAGAAGGACAACCCGCGCCGCCAGCTGCTCGCCTTCCTCGCCGACAGGAAGGGCGAGGCCGGCATCGTCTATTGCCTGTCGCGCAAGAAGGTCGAGGAGACCGCCGCCTGGCTCAACGAGCAGGGCTTCTCCGCCGTCCCCTACCATGCCGGCATGGATGCCGCGAGCCGCGCCGAGAACCAGCGCCGCTTCCTGCGCGAGGACGGGCTGATCGTCTGCGCGACGATCGCCTTCGGCATGGGCATCGACAAGCCCGACGTGCGCTTCGTCGCCCACCTCGACCTGCCGAAGAGCATCGAAGCCTACTACCAGGAGACCGGCCGCGCCGGCCGCGACGGCGAGCCCTCGGAAGCGTGGATGGCCTACGGCCTGCAGGACGTCGTGCTGCAGCGCTCGCGCATCGACGAATCGAACGCGCCGCCCGAGCAGAAGCGGCTCGAGGCGCAGAAGCTGAACGCGCTGCTCGCCTACTGCGAGGCGCCGCGTTGCCGCCGCGTCGTGCTGCTCGACTACTTCGGCGAGAAACACGAGGCCTGCGGCAACTGCGACGTCTGCCTCGACCCGCCCGAGCTGTTCGACGGCACCGTCGTCGCGCAGAAGGCGCTTTCCGCCGTCTACCGCACCGGCCAGCGCTTCGGCGCGCTACACGTGATCGACGTGCTGCGCGGCAAGAAGAGCGACAAGGCGGCGCAGTGGGGGCACGACAGCCTGTCGGTGTTCGGCGTCGGCGCCGAGCTCGACGACGCCGAATGGCGCGCCGTGCTGCGCCAGCTGGTCGCCGCCGGCATGCTGCACGCCGACCTCGCCGAGCACGGCGCGCTGAAGCTGACCGCGGACGCGCGGCCGCTGCTGAAGGGCGAGCGCACGCTCGAACTGCGCCGCCACGTGGCCAGGAAAGGCGGCGCCAAGGCGAAGAAGGCGAAGGCCGCGACACTGGTCGCCGACCTCTCGGCGGAAGCCGCCGCGCTGTTCGAGCGGCTGCGCCAGTGGCGTGCCGACACCGCCCGCGAGCAGGGCGTGCCGGCCTACGTGATCCTGCACGACCGCACGCTGAAGGAGCTTGCCGAGATGCGCCCGAGCACGCGCGGGCATCTGGCGATGGTCAGCGGCATCGGCGCCGCGAAGATCGAGCACTACGGCGACGAGCTGCTGGCGCTGCTCGGCGACCGGGGATAG